Proteins encoded in a region of the bacterium genome:
- a CDS encoding (2Fe-2S) ferredoxin domain-containing protein, whose amino-acid sequence MSGLTIEDLKRIKEDYRATATLREGGFRVKVTIHMGTCGLAAGARKVMTALMDEVIKEKVKDVIITTSGCAGLCSREPMATVELIDQPPVKYVDLDGNKIVRIFSEHVLSGKPVQEYALVMGSETTY is encoded by the coding sequence ATGTCAGGATTGACCATAGAGGATTTGAAGAGGATTAAAGAGGATTATCGTGCTACCGCGACATTGCGGGAAGGTGGATTTAGAGTCAAAGTCACGATTCATATGGGAACTTGTGGCCTGGCCGCTGGAGCGCGAAAGGTGATGACTGCTTTAATGGATGAGGTAATAAAAGAGAAGGTGAAGGATGTCATTATTACTACCTCTGGTTGTGCGGGACTTTGTAGTCGCGAGCCAATGGCCACAGTGGAATTAATAGATCAGCCACCAGTAAAATATGTTGACTTGGATGGAAATAAGATAGTTAGAATATTTAGCGAACATGTTCTTTCTGGGAAGCCAGTGCAGGAGTATGCCTTAGTGATGGGCAGTGAGACGACTTATTAA
- a CDS encoding nucleotidyltransferase domain-containing protein — protein MSNKWAITPEKVQTIIQKIIELSQPRKIILFGSYIRGNSHLNSDLDILIVTKDEMESPRKESVRIRHALKGTHISMDILVISESKLKELANVPYLIYKEAIRHGKVIYESI, from the coding sequence ATGAGTAATAAATGGGCTATAACTCCAGAAAAAGTTCAAACTATTATCCAGAAGATTATAGAACTTAGCCAGCCACGGAAAATAATCCTTTTTGGCTCTTATATTCGTGGAAATAGCCACTTAAACAGCGATCTTGATATTTTAATAGTAACCAAAGATGAGATGGAAAGCCCACGCAAGGAAAGCGTTAGAATCCGCCATGCATTAAAGGGAACACATATTTCTATGGATATATTGGTTATTTCAGAGAGCAAGTTGAAAGAATTGGCGAATGTACCTTATTTAATTTATAAAGAAGCAATAAGACATGGAAAGGTTATTTATGAATCCATCTAA
- a CDS encoding HEPN domain-containing protein has product MNPSKKRRLLVLPEEWLKSALSDLKLGKLGKENGDILEEQICFHTQQAAEKALKSILLFCKIDFPLTHDIEELLDILSEAGITLPQDIMDAGILTPYAVETRYPGYWEEITEENVDEAIKLAEKAVKWAEKYMAKTTEITEEEIR; this is encoded by the coding sequence ATGAATCCATCTAAAAAAAGAAGGTTGCTTGTTTTGCCGGAAGAATGGCTGAAGTCCGCACTCAGCGACTTAAAACTCGGTAAACTTGGCAAGGAAAATGGAGATATTTTAGAGGAGCAGATTTGTTTTCATACTCAGCAGGCTGCTGAAAAGGCATTAAAATCTATCCTTCTCTTTTGTAAGATTGATTTTCCATTAACCCATGACATAGAAGAACTTTTGGATATATTATCAGAAGCGGGGATTACTCTGCCCCAGGATATTATGGACGCAGGTATCTTAACCCCTTATGCTGTTGAAACACGATACCCTGGCTATTGGGAGGAAATAACAGAAGAAAATGTGGATGAAGCTATAAAACTTGCTGAAAAGGCAGTCAAATGGGCTGAAAAATATATGGCTAAAACTACAGAGATAACAGAGGAAGAAATTAGATGA
- a CDS encoding NAD(P)H-dependent oxidoreductase subunit E codes for MEKRCQCVKTEIISEQWEKIDEIIARYKTKPGALIPVLEQVQGVAGFLPAQVQRRIAEGLNVSPSMVYGVVSFYSFFTMVPRGRHLVRVCMGTACYVKRSDEVLEKIKQELKVEVGGMSEDGRFSLESVRCLGACGLAPVVVVDNDTHGAIDSVKIMNIVNQYE; via the coding sequence ATGGAAAAAAGATGCCAATGTGTCAAGACTGAAATAATCTCTGAACAATGGGAAAAGATAGATGAAATTATTGCCAGGTATAAGACTAAGCCTGGGGCTCTTATCCCTGTTTTAGAGCAAGTGCAAGGGGTAGCCGGGTTTCTTCCTGCCCAAGTCCAACGTCGGATTGCGGAAGGACTAAATGTTTCACCAAGTATGGTTTACGGGGTAGTATCTTTTTATTCTTTCTTTACTATGGTGCCACGAGGAAGACACTTGGTTAGGGTCTGCATGGGAACAGCCTGTTACGTAAAGAGAAGCGATGAAGTTTTAGAAAAGATAAAGCAAGAATTAAAGGTTGAGGTCGGCGGGATGTCTGAAGATGGAAGATTTTCATTAGAGAGCGTCCGTTGTTTAGGGGCTTGTGGATTAGCACCGGTAGTAGTTGTAGATAATGATACTCATGGAGCGATTGACTCAGTTAAAATTATGAATATTGTCAATCAATATGAGTGA
- the nuoF gene encoding NADH-quinone oxidoreductase subunit NuoF yields the protein MEQFRANLLICAGTGCVASGSLKVKAVLEDELKKKNLQNEVQIVLTGCNGFCAKGPLMVVYPEGIFYQGLNPENIPFLVEEHFLKGRPVKNLMYIPPVEKSPIPLMRDIPFFSHQILRVLRNRGLIDAEKIDEYIARDGYLGMGKALLEMTPEQIIQTVKESGLRGRGGAGFPTGLKWEFCAKAQGEVKYILCNGDEGDPGAFMDRSVLEADPHAVLEGMAIGAKAIGAHQGYLYVRAEYPLAITRLEIAIAQAKEYGLLGKNILNSGFDFEVEIYQGAGAFVCGEETALMTSIEGKRGMPRPRPPFPAHKGLWQKPSVLNNVETLANIPQIILNGGQWYASLGTEKSKGTKVFALTGAINNIGLIEVPMGIPLRQIIYDIGGGIPNKRKFKAVQMGGPSGGCIPESLIDTPVDYESITQTGAIMGSGGMVVMDETTCMVGIARFFLEFTQEESCGKCVPCRVGSNVMLNMLHEITEGRGKEGDIELLQELAEQIKDASLCGLGQTAPNPVLTTIKYFRNEYDAHIKDKYCPAHSCLALLKFEVNPKLCKMCGLCVKDCPVEAIKWEKKQVAVIDKEKCIKCKTCLANCRFMAIE from the coding sequence ATGGAGCAATTTAGAGCAAATCTTTTAATCTGTGCCGGTACTGGTTGTGTTGCCAGTGGCTCTCTCAAGGTAAAAGCTGTATTAGAAGATGAGCTAAAAAAGAAAAATTTACAAAATGAAGTCCAGATAGTTCTAACTGGTTGTAATGGTTTTTGTGCTAAAGGACCGTTGATGGTCGTCTATCCGGAAGGCATATTTTATCAAGGACTTAACCCCGAAAATATACCATTCTTAGTCGAAGAGCATTTTTTAAAGGGCAGACCGGTCAAGAACCTGATGTATATCCCCCCAGTCGAGAAATCACCTATTCCTCTGATGCGAGATATACCCTTTTTTAGCCACCAGATATTGCGGGTTTTGCGTAATCGTGGCTTGATTGATGCGGAGAAGATTGATGAGTATATTGCCAGAGATGGATACTTAGGGATGGGCAAAGCCTTACTTGAGATGACACCTGAACAAATAATCCAAACAGTCAAAGAATCTGGTTTACGTGGCAGAGGGGGAGCTGGCTTTCCCACCGGACTAAAGTGGGAATTTTGTGCTAAAGCCCAAGGTGAGGTCAAGTATATTCTCTGTAATGGTGATGAGGGAGATCCTGGGGCATTTATGGACAGGTCTGTTTTAGAGGCTGATCCTCACGCTGTCTTAGAGGGAATGGCAATTGGAGCTAAGGCAATTGGCGCTCACCAGGGCTATTTATATGTTCGGGCAGAGTATCCCTTGGCTATTACAAGATTAGAGATTGCCATTGCTCAAGCAAAGGAGTATGGGCTTTTGGGCAAGAACATCCTGAACTCCGGCTTTGACTTTGAGGTGGAGATATATCAAGGTGCCGGTGCCTTTGTTTGTGGTGAAGAAACGGCCTTAATGACCTCAATCGAGGGAAAGCGTGGTATGCCTCGTCCAAGACCGCCATTTCCTGCCCATAAAGGTCTATGGCAGAAACCATCTGTTCTGAATAATGTAGAAACCTTGGCCAATATCCCACAAATTATTTTAAATGGTGGACAATGGTATGCTAGCCTTGGAACTGAAAAGAGTAAAGGAACTAAGGTCTTTGCCTTAACCGGAGCAATAAACAATATTGGTTTGATAGAAGTCCCAATGGGAATTCCTTTACGTCAAATTATCTATGATATTGGTGGTGGAATACCAAATAAACGTAAGTTTAAAGCTGTTCAGATGGGTGGTCCCTCTGGTGGCTGTATCCCAGAAAGCCTTATAGATACACCTGTTGACTATGAATCCATTACCCAGACTGGGGCGATTATGGGTTCTGGCGGTATGGTGGTAATGGATGAGACGACTTGTATGGTAGGAATTGCCAGGTTTTTCTTAGAATTCACCCAGGAAGAGTCTTGTGGAAAATGTGTCCCTTGCCGGGTAGGCAGCAATGTGATGCTAAATATGCTTCATGAAATTACCGAAGGCAGGGGCAAAGAAGGAGATATTGAGTTGCTTCAGGAATTAGCCGAGCAAATTAAAGATGCATCTTTGTGTGGCCTTGGCCAGACAGCACCTAACCCGGTTCTGACTACGATTAAATACTTTCGAAATGAGTATGATGCCCATATTAAAGATAAATATTGCCCAGCTCACTCTTGTTTGGCTTTGCTGAAGTTTGAAGTAAATCCAAAGTTGTGTAAGATGTGTGGACTTTGTGTTAAAGACTGCCCGGTAGAGGCTATTAAATGGGAAAAGAAGCAGGTGGCGGTAATAGATAAAGAGAAGTGCATCAAATGTAAGACTTGTCTCGCTAATTGTCGATTTATGGCCATTGAGTAA
- a CDS encoding ATP-binding protein produces MKDLSLHILDIVENSIQAGAKRVKIRITEELKQDLFLIEIEDDGQGIKEEVLQQVFDPFFTTKNKKVGLGLPLFAQAAKEAEGRLVVDSKINKGTKITAIFKYSHLDRKPLGDMAETMIVLIAGHPEVDFLYEHKKGRWKYSLDTAKIKVGLEGVPINYPEVIKIIQNDIKEG; encoded by the coding sequence GTGAAGGATTTATCCTTACATATTCTCGATATCGTTGAAAATTCAATTCAAGCAGGAGCAAAGAGAGTTAAGATAAGAATTACTGAAGAGTTAAAGCAGGACTTGTTCTTAATTGAAATAGAAGATGATGGCCAAGGAATAAAAGAGGAGGTACTTCAACAAGTCTTTGATCCGTTCTTTACTACTAAGAACAAAAAGGTAGGCTTAGGATTACCCCTTTTTGCTCAAGCTGCTAAAGAAGCAGAAGGGAGATTGGTGGTAGATTCAAAGATTAATAAAGGCACAAAGATTACGGCAATCTTTAAATATAGTCACCTTGATCGCAAGCCATTAGGCGATATGGCCGAAACAATGATAGTTTTAATTGCTGGTCATCCAGAGGTAGATTTTTTGTATGAGCATAAAAAAGGAAGGTGGAAATATTCCTTAGATACTGCTAAAATAAAAGTTGGTTTAGAAGGGGTGCCTATAAATTATCCAGAGGTGATTAAGATCATCCAAAATGATATTAAAGAAGGATAA